From Domibacillus sp. DTU_2020_1001157_1_SI_ALB_TIR_016, a single genomic window includes:
- a CDS encoding MFS transporter — MSFIEKGTAEQKKASFALFLGGFVTFATLYTTQPLMPLFSEKFGVSASTASLALSLSTGVLALSMIGAGALSDAYGKKKLMAVSMFAASIIGILTALSPNFWTLLAFRALLGLFLAGVPAIAMAYVAEEFNPKAVGSAMGLYISGTTIGGMSGRILTGLLTDFFSWRIALLLIGLTALSASVLFLTSLPNPRHSVKKQPSFKEMAFTYRIHLYNRPLLAVVSLGFLLMGGFVTLYNYIGFLLITPPYSLSQTLIGFIFVVFLTGTFSAVYMGKKADKYGIPLLLKWSIGIMASGAVLTLFPSLFMKIIGIAVFTFGFFAAHSIASTWVGEYAGFNKTQASSMYLLLYYLGSSVVGSFGGWFWTHFNWSGVIGFILSLLAGSIPLIFYAENKQPGVYCIWKNKTAQAHGNA, encoded by the coding sequence ATGTCATTTATTGAAAAAGGAACCGCCGAACAAAAAAAAGCGAGCTTTGCTTTGTTTTTAGGAGGCTTCGTTACCTTTGCGACGCTGTATACCACACAGCCGCTCATGCCGTTGTTTTCGGAGAAATTTGGTGTTTCTGCTTCAACTGCCAGTCTCGCTCTGTCCCTGTCTACCGGTGTTTTGGCACTTTCCATGATTGGAGCAGGCGCGCTTTCTGATGCCTACGGCAAAAAAAAGCTGATGGCTGTTTCGATGTTTGCAGCCTCTATCATCGGGATCTTGACAGCTTTGAGTCCAAACTTTTGGACGCTGCTGGCTTTCCGGGCACTGCTCGGTCTTTTTTTAGCGGGTGTACCGGCTATTGCAATGGCATATGTAGCGGAAGAATTCAATCCGAAAGCTGTTGGATCAGCTATGGGGCTTTATATTAGCGGCACAACCATTGGCGGAATGTCGGGACGTATCTTAACGGGGCTTTTAACCGATTTCTTCAGCTGGCGAATCGCTTTGCTATTGATTGGACTAACGGCGCTGTCAGCCAGTGTTCTCTTTTTAACTTCACTGCCAAACCCGCGCCATTCCGTAAAGAAGCAGCCTTCTTTCAAAGAAATGGCCTTCACATACCGAATTCATTTGTATAACCGCCCCTTGTTGGCTGTTGTCTCGCTTGGTTTCTTGTTAATGGGCGGCTTCGTTACACTGTATAACTATATTGGTTTTTTACTGATTACTCCTCCCTATTCGCTTAGCCAGACGTTGATCGGATTTATTTTCGTTGTTTTTTTAACAGGAACATTCAGTGCGGTTTATATGGGAAAAAAAGCAGACAAGTACGGAATTCCGCTTTTGCTGAAATGGTCGATTGGCATCATGGCATCCGGTGCCGTACTGACGCTTTTTCCTTCTCTTTTCATGAAAATTATCGGCATTGCTGTTTTTACGTTCGGTTTTTTTGCCGCTCATTCGATCGCAAGCACATGGGTAGGAGAATATGCAGGATTTAACAAAACACAGGCGTCTTCTATGTATTTACTTCTTTATTATCTTGGCTCCAGCGTTGTTGGATCATTCGGCGGCTGGTTTTGGACACATTTCAATTGGAGTGGTGTCATTGGATTTATTCTTTCCCTTCTGGCTGGGTCAATCCCTCTTATTTTCTATGCTGAAAACAAGCAGCCCGGTGTTTATTGCATCTGGAAAAACAAAACCGCTCAAGCGCACGGAAACGCTTGA
- a CDS encoding SDR family NAD(P)-dependent oxidoreductase — MNTSLSGKTALITGAGSGIGRAAVIKMAEAGANVILLDRSPEDSDKLVREIGEDRAFHVTADVSKADQMEKAILEGAERFGGIDIVFANAGQNGTFTPLEHLEPDDWNSVMMTNLTGTFLTLKYTIPYLKQQGGSIIITSSINGTRTFKNFGFSAYATTKAGQVGLGKMAAVELAQFKIRVNIVCPGAIDTNIDASTNKEEEKLKEITIPIEYPEGNQPLAGGSGQPEQVADLVHYLASDAASHVTGSVVYVDGVESLL, encoded by the coding sequence ATGAATACGTCCTTATCAGGTAAAACAGCACTTATCACAGGAGCAGGATCAGGAATTGGCAGAGCGGCCGTGATCAAAATGGCGGAAGCTGGCGCGAATGTTATCCTGCTCGACCGCAGCCCAGAAGATTCAGACAAGCTTGTTCGTGAAATCGGCGAAGATCGCGCCTTTCACGTAACAGCTGATGTATCAAAAGCGGATCAGATGGAAAAAGCCATTCTGGAAGGCGCAGAAAGATTTGGCGGAATCGATATTGTTTTTGCCAATGCAGGGCAAAATGGCACTTTTACGCCGCTTGAGCATTTAGAGCCGGACGATTGGAATTCCGTGATGATGACCAATTTAACCGGCACCTTTTTAACATTGAAATATACCATTCCTTATTTGAAACAGCAGGGTGGCAGCATTATTATCACGTCGTCCATCAACGGGACGCGCACGTTTAAAAACTTTGGATTTTCAGCTTATGCGACTACGAAAGCAGGACAGGTGGGGCTTGGTAAAATGGCTGCCGTCGAGCTTGCGCAGTTTAAAATCCGTGTTAATATCGTCTGCCCGGGAGCCATTGATACGAACATTGACGCCAGCACAAACAAAGAAGAAGAAAAACTGAAAGAAATTACGATTCCGATTGAATACCCAGAAGGCAATCAGCCGCTTGCCGGGGGGTCCGGACAGCCGGAGCAGGTCGCAGACCTTGTTCATTATCTGGCTAGTGACGCGGCCAGTCATGTAACAGGATCTGTTGTGTATGTTGATGGGGTTGAATCGCTTCTATAA
- a CDS encoding ThiF family adenylyltransferase: MTDRYSRQVLFPGIGRSGQESLQTKHVLIIGAGALGAANAEMIVRAGVGQVTIVDRDYVDFSNLQRQNLYTEQDAVDRMPKAEAARKRLAAVNSDVHITALTQDADSAFLEQITARNHIDLIVDGTDNFDVRFILNDVAQKKRIPWVYGACVASGGLSMLIVPGKTPCLHCLMDTMPGTGATCDTAGIISPAVQMTASVQTAEALKWLSGNTEALRGTIFSFDLWKNQFSSVDVQRMKKRDCPSCGTKPVYPFLSYERTTKFAVLCGRDTVQIRPADVTKRNLAKLADHIKQTTTITHQNGFLLSFQQTPYTVTAFRDGRVLIQGVSSVEESKRVYYQYFQ; encoded by the coding sequence TTGACAGACCGGTACTCAAGACAGGTTTTGTTTCCTGGCATTGGACGAAGCGGTCAGGAATCGCTGCAGACAAAACATGTGCTGATCATTGGCGCTGGGGCTCTTGGTGCGGCTAATGCAGAAATGATTGTCCGTGCTGGTGTCGGGCAGGTAACGATTGTAGACCGGGATTACGTAGATTTTTCTAATTTACAGCGGCAGAACTTGTACACTGAGCAAGATGCTGTAGACCGGATGCCAAAAGCAGAAGCAGCGCGAAAAAGACTGGCCGCAGTTAATTCTGACGTTCACATCACCGCCCTTACCCAGGATGCCGACTCGGCCTTTTTAGAGCAGATCACGGCCCGAAACCATATCGATTTGATTGTGGATGGCACCGATAATTTTGATGTGCGTTTTATCTTAAACGATGTCGCCCAAAAAAAGCGCATTCCCTGGGTGTATGGAGCTTGTGTAGCATCAGGCGGCTTATCCATGCTCATCGTGCCGGGCAAAACACCCTGCCTCCACTGCTTGATGGATACGATGCCGGGAACAGGAGCCACCTGTGACACCGCCGGCATTATTTCGCCCGCTGTGCAAATGACTGCGTCTGTTCAAACGGCGGAAGCGCTCAAATGGCTTTCAGGAAACACGGAGGCACTGCGCGGGACCATTTTTTCTTTTGATTTATGGAAAAACCAATTTTCATCGGTTGATGTGCAGCGTATGAAAAAACGAGACTGTCCTTCCTGCGGCACAAAGCCTGTTTATCCGTTTTTATCGTACGAGCGGACAACCAAGTTTGCGGTTTTGTGCGGACGTGACACGGTACAAATCCGGCCAGCTGATGTAACGAAACGAAACCTGGCCAAGCTGGCGGATCATATTAAACAAACAACCACGATTACGCACCAAAATGGCTTTTTACTTTCTTTTCAGCAAACACCTTATACGGTTACGGCTTTCCGCGACGGCCGCGTTTTGATTCAAGGGGTATCTTCTGTTGAAGAAAGCAAGCGGGTTTATTATCAATATTTCCAATAA
- a CDS encoding lactonase family protein: MNHTLWAGSYAKKEEPGIYKVIVDTQSETLTITNRFSGVENPSFLAEADGFLYAASESMDGKAVLFSIEPDDLILKAEADAGEMAPCHIYAEDTYAWTANYGGSVTKYERNGDTLQKTALSKHEGSGPNEERQDAPHVHSVTPFPDGRHLLVCDLGTDTLVVYDKHKLEIIKEVKAAPGAGPRMAFFHPEQPVVYVMNELDSTVSVYKVGDGGTITHLDTLAGLPAGYNGEHTGADVQISSDRRFLYGAIRGWDGLAVFDIGPDGTLSEPRHVKVDGKTPRSFYALPDEPFLVVAFQDSDEICLFKIQPNGLPVLTEGRAAVTKPVCVIKRGER, encoded by the coding sequence GTGAACCACACACTCTGGGCAGGCAGTTATGCCAAAAAAGAAGAGCCGGGTATTTACAAAGTAATCGTAGATACGCAATCGGAAACGCTGACGATCACAAACCGTTTCAGTGGCGTAGAAAATCCGTCTTTCCTGGCAGAAGCAGATGGTTTTTTATATGCAGCGTCTGAATCAATGGACGGAAAAGCGGTTCTTTTTAGTATTGAGCCTGATGATCTCATTTTGAAAGCAGAAGCTGACGCAGGAGAAATGGCTCCCTGCCATATTTATGCAGAAGATACATACGCATGGACAGCGAATTACGGGGGATCTGTAACGAAATACGAACGCAACGGTGATACCCTTCAAAAAACCGCTTTGTCAAAACATGAAGGAAGCGGTCCAAACGAAGAAAGACAGGATGCGCCGCACGTTCATTCAGTTACACCTTTTCCAGACGGGCGTCACTTGCTTGTCTGCGATCTTGGAACAGATACGCTTGTGGTTTATGACAAACATAAACTGGAGATTATAAAAGAAGTTAAAGCGGCACCCGGAGCAGGACCGCGCATGGCTTTTTTTCATCCAGAGCAGCCCGTCGTTTATGTGATGAATGAGCTGGATTCTACGGTTTCTGTTTATAAAGTCGGAGATGGGGGCACCATTACGCATCTCGATACACTTGCCGGGCTTCCGGCCGGTTACAATGGCGAACATACAGGAGCGGATGTGCAAATAAGCTCCGACCGCCGATTTTTATATGGAGCCATCCGGGGCTGGGATGGGCTGGCGGTTTTTGACATCGGCCCAGACGGCACCTTATCTGAACCGCGTCATGTAAAAGTGGATGGAAAAACGCCCCGCAGTTTTTATGCATTGCCGGATGAGCCTTTTCTAGTGGTGGCTTTCCAAGATTCGGATGAAATCTGCTTGTTTAAAATTCAGCCAAATGGCCTGCCTGTGTTGACAGAGGGAAGAGCCGCTGTCACAAAGCCAGTTTGTGTTATTAAGAGAGGAGAGAGGTAA
- a CDS encoding thiamine phosphate synthase: MRQLIHAVTDGAGLPDHIQTKLLSLFPEIDAVCIREKGLSAQQLFTRLTGLIERGMPPEKLILHSSPDLVPFLPVLGVHFSEYDERLTPFKQKHPDKLAGRSVHSVSSAQKAEADGADYLYFGHVFATSSKKNLPGRGLDALRKVTESVAIPVIAIGGIDQSNIPAVREAGASGVAMISAFFNRKV; the protein is encoded by the coding sequence GTGAGGCAGCTGATTCATGCTGTAACTGATGGAGCCGGCCTGCCGGATCATATACAAACAAAGCTGCTTTCTCTTTTTCCCGAAATCGATGCTGTTTGTATCCGGGAAAAAGGATTGTCTGCACAACAGCTTTTCACTCGCCTGACCGGCTTGATTGAGCGGGGAATGCCGCCCGAAAAACTGATTCTTCACTCATCCCCCGATCTGGTACCCTTTCTGCCGGTATTAGGCGTTCACTTTTCTGAATATGATGAACGGCTGACACCTTTTAAACAGAAGCATCCTGACAAGCTTGCCGGCCGGTCCGTTCATTCTGTTTCTTCTGCCCAAAAAGCGGAAGCCGACGGAGCTGATTACCTTTACTTTGGACACGTATTTGCCACAAGCTCCAAAAAAAACCTGCCTGGACGAGGACTCGACGCTCTTCGCAAAGTAACCGAGTCTGTTGCCATTCCGGTCATTGCTATTGGCGGAATTGATCAAAGCAATATTCCAGCAGTCCGGGAAGCAGGTGCTTCTGGTGTTGCAATGATTTCGGCTTTTTTCAACAGAAAGGTGTGA
- the thiS gene encoding sulfur carrier protein ThiS: MKMTVNGREVDVPENVRTVRDLLDHFGLNKDLAIVELNQSILDKTTRDDQKLANGDRVEIVQFVGGG; encoded by the coding sequence ATGAAAATGACTGTAAACGGACGCGAAGTAGATGTACCGGAAAATGTAAGGACGGTACGTGACCTGCTGGATCACTTTGGTTTAAATAAAGATCTTGCCATTGTGGAATTGAATCAGTCTATTTTAGATAAAACAACGCGGGACGATCAAAAGCTGGCAAATGGCGACCGTGTGGAAATTGTACAATTTGTAGGAGGCGGATAA
- the thiO gene encoding glycine oxidase ThiO: MNKYEYILIGGGVIGCSIAYRLAKAGHSVALFDSGAAGKASMAAGGMLGAQNEFECENPLMEIALESRDLFPDLRDELFEESGVDIELRKAGLLKVAASEEDRDALAHQYRFLSEKDPTVSWLEPEEIPKIESQLTGHTAGAIYLEKDNQIKAPLLALALLRSAANAGVHVYEHTAVQKLLIKNGQVLGVQTKLGDVCANRVINAAGAWSSSLLSDTGFSLPVIPVKGECVSVKLTEEAPVKTVFAVDGCYIVPKRNNEMLIGATSTPNTFDPSVTAGGIRSLLNRAARLLPVLDTGMIERTWSGVRPQAADHLPVIGAHPFIDGLYICTGHYRNGILLSPATGLLMEKYLSGCSRTAARLAPFSPARFLSQKEAAPV; this comes from the coding sequence ATGAACAAATACGAGTATATTTTAATCGGCGGCGGTGTCATTGGCTGTTCTATTGCCTACCGTCTTGCCAAAGCAGGTCATTCAGTTGCACTGTTTGATTCGGGCGCTGCCGGGAAAGCGTCGATGGCCGCCGGCGGTATGCTTGGAGCGCAAAATGAATTTGAGTGTGAAAACCCGCTTATGGAAATCGCTCTTGAGAGCAGGGATTTGTTCCCCGACCTGCGGGATGAGCTTTTTGAAGAGTCCGGTGTTGACATCGAGCTCAGAAAAGCCGGCCTGCTGAAAGTAGCCGCATCCGAAGAAGATCGGGACGCTTTAGCCCATCAATACCGTTTTTTGTCGGAAAAAGATCCGACGGTTTCCTGGCTTGAGCCTGAAGAGATTCCCAAAATAGAATCTCAGTTAACGGGCCATACCGCCGGTGCGATTTATTTAGAAAAAGACAATCAAATTAAAGCGCCGCTGCTTGCGCTCGCATTGCTTCGTTCAGCAGCCAATGCAGGCGTTCACGTTTATGAGCACACCGCCGTTCAAAAGCTGCTTATCAAAAATGGACAAGTTCTTGGCGTCCAAACAAAATTGGGTGACGTGTGTGCGAATCGTGTCATTAACGCAGCGGGTGCGTGGAGTTCTTCTCTTCTTTCAGACACTGGCTTCTCTCTGCCCGTTATTCCTGTGAAAGGCGAATGTGTCTCCGTGAAGCTGACAGAAGAAGCGCCTGTTAAAACGGTATTTGCAGTTGATGGCTGCTACATCGTGCCAAAAAGAAACAATGAAATGCTGATCGGTGCGACCTCCACGCCAAATACGTTTGATCCATCTGTTACAGCCGGCGGCATTCGCTCGCTGTTAAACCGCGCAGCCCGCCTGCTCCCGGTTTTAGATACGGGCATGATCGAACGCACCTGGTCCGGAGTCCGGCCCCAAGCGGCAGACCATCTTCCTGTTATCGGTGCGCACCCTTTTATTGACGGCTTATACATATGCACCGGGCATTACCGAAACGGCATCCTGCTGAGCCCTGCCACCGGGCTGTTAATGGAAAAATATTTGAGCGGCTGTTCAAGAACGGCGGCGCGCCTTGCGCCGTTTTCTCCAGCGCGCTTTTTATCCCAAAAGGAGGCGGCACCTGTATGA
- a CDS encoding LysR family transcriptional regulator: MEWHQIENAAAVAHTRNFTRAAKKQAISQPALSRSIMKLEEELGAPLFLRGKKEVQLTQAGVIFVQKAQQALQLMKEAKEDIQEIVSPDKGHVSIAFLPTFGPHVLPNLIAEYKRIYPNVTFQLSQGAGEVNMKKVQEEEADLCITAPPYKRHDIEWTVVREEQLYITVPASHPFAKRPYLSFREAAAEPFVTFKKGFGLRFMFDEMCEKLGIEPQITFEGEEVPTIAGFVAAGLGLCVLPKKPEIAHEPLAFIEISDYSLVRKIAIGVKKRGALSPAARQFKTFAEKYLQQNHGGQV; this comes from the coding sequence ATGGAATGGCATCAAATTGAAAATGCCGCAGCCGTTGCGCATACACGTAACTTTACAAGAGCAGCGAAAAAGCAGGCAATTTCCCAGCCCGCCCTCAGCCGGTCGATCATGAAATTAGAAGAAGAGCTTGGTGCACCTCTTTTTTTACGCGGAAAAAAAGAGGTTCAGCTGACGCAGGCAGGTGTCATTTTTGTTCAGAAAGCGCAGCAGGCACTTCAACTTATGAAAGAAGCAAAGGAAGACATTCAAGAAATTGTATCTCCCGATAAAGGCCATGTATCGATTGCTTTTTTGCCGACGTTTGGGCCGCATGTGCTGCCAAATTTAATTGCAGAGTACAAGCGGATCTACCCGAACGTAACTTTTCAGCTTTCTCAGGGAGCAGGAGAAGTCAATATGAAAAAAGTACAGGAAGAAGAAGCAGATTTATGCATTACCGCACCGCCTTATAAACGCCATGATATCGAGTGGACGGTTGTTCGGGAAGAGCAGTTGTATATAACCGTTCCCGCGAGTCATCCATTTGCAAAACGGCCGTATCTTTCATTTCGTGAAGCAGCGGCTGAACCTTTCGTGACCTTTAAAAAGGGGTTTGGTCTCCGATTTATGTTTGATGAGATGTGTGAAAAGCTGGGAATCGAGCCACAGATCACATTTGAAGGAGAGGAGGTCCCGACCATTGCCGGCTTTGTTGCGGCAGGGCTGGGCCTTTGTGTACTCCCAAAAAAACCGGAAATTGCTCACGAGCCGCTTGCTTTTATCGAGATCAGCGATTATTCTCTTGTTCGAAAAATAGCGATCGGCGTAAAAAAGCGTGGAGCCTTATCACCGGCTGCCCGCCAGTTTAAAACATTTGCAGAAAAATATCTGCAACAAAATCATGGCGGCCAGGTATGA
- a CDS encoding DUF6612 family protein translates to MKKWAQLTAAGFLTMGLAACGQTAEPTPETTKEQTSDMTLGEVFDKSMEVSNETKSLSAKVDMTQQLEQPSQDLKMKTDSVMDMNITTDPLAIYQKGTTNMNMDGTEESQKMDMEMYMTEQGFFMKDSASGQWMKMPSEMYGQIAQMTEQQSDPSQQLKQLEAFKDDFTFEQTEDAYVLKLSASGDKFNKLIQDQMKQFVPQLEGEEDQAAIDEMMKGMNIEKVDYTINVDKETFQTTAVDMIMDMTMEIEGESMKVNQVMNADYSNYNKVKAITVPEDIVKNAQEIPM, encoded by the coding sequence ATGAAAAAGTGGGCTCAGCTGACCGCAGCGGGTTTTCTGACAATGGGTCTTGCAGCATGCGGCCAGACAGCGGAACCAACACCGGAAACAACGAAGGAACAAACAAGTGATATGACGCTTGGCGAAGTCTTCGATAAGTCGATGGAGGTTTCAAACGAAACGAAAAGCTTAAGTGCTAAAGTGGATATGACCCAGCAATTAGAGCAGCCGTCCCAAGATTTAAAAATGAAAACCGATTCTGTTATGGATATGAATATTACGACCGATCCGCTCGCTATTTATCAAAAAGGAACAACGAATATGAATATGGATGGCACAGAAGAGAGCCAGAAGATGGATATGGAGATGTACATGACAGAGCAGGGCTTTTTTATGAAGGATTCAGCAAGCGGACAGTGGATGAAAATGCCATCTGAAATGTATGGTCAAATTGCGCAAATGACCGAACAGCAGTCCGACCCGTCCCAGCAGCTGAAGCAGCTTGAAGCATTTAAAGATGATTTTACTTTTGAACAGACAGAGGATGCTTACGTCCTGAAGCTGTCGGCTTCCGGTGACAAATTTAATAAGCTCATCCAAGACCAAATGAAGCAGTTTGTCCCGCAGCTTGAAGGAGAGGAAGATCAGGCGGCCATTGACGAAATGATGAAAGGCATGAACATTGAAAAAGTGGACTACACAATCAATGTAGACAAAGAAACCTTTCAGACTACAGCGGTTGATATGATCATGGATATGACAATGGAAATAGAAGGAGAGTCAATGAAAGTTAATCAAGTGATGAACGCGGACTACAGCAACTACAACAAAGTAAAAGCGATCACTGTGCCGGAAGATATTGTGAAAAACGCACAGGAAATACCGATGTAA
- a CDS encoding DHA2 family efflux MFS transporter permease subunit, protein MEGKKETAFWSIIFAVFFGNFLAVMNTSTVNVAVPAFMNQFHADLPAAQWTVTGFMLAAGAVAPAAGWFGARFGFKRVYLAALIGFFVCSLISVFAWSIESLIVLRILQGIFSGMIMPSTMTLVYKTIERKKQAYGISLWSLSAVLAPALGPVLAGFFIDAAGWPALFYVNLPIAAAAIWAAAVFIPGTDAGAKMPFDLPGLLLSFIGSILLLTAFAEGESWGFTSAKTLGVAGIALVLLFLFVRRELRIQFPLLNFEVLTHRRYAYSLLLSAVLSIGLYAGAFLVPVFLQSSLGFGALETGLIMMPGALVMALFTPVTGRLYDKTGPAPLILSGLVIMIIGSYMMGNLDIETTIAYVIIWTSVRYLGIALCNMPITNAGMSAIPVEIAGYASALNNWARQSIASLSIALFSALLAFRSSIYAGEGTEAHASSAIAAGDVFVYSLVPLVVALPLSFLLKEKRALAEKRG, encoded by the coding sequence GTGGAAGGAAAAAAAGAGACGGCCTTTTGGTCGATTATTTTTGCGGTTTTCTTCGGCAATTTTTTAGCTGTGATGAATACTTCTACCGTAAATGTAGCTGTCCCGGCGTTTATGAATCAATTTCATGCGGATCTGCCGGCAGCACAATGGACGGTAACAGGATTTATGCTGGCAGCCGGAGCAGTAGCGCCGGCAGCAGGCTGGTTCGGTGCGCGCTTTGGCTTTAAGCGTGTGTATTTGGCTGCGCTCATTGGCTTTTTTGTTTGTTCACTGATCAGTGTATTTGCCTGGAGTATTGAAAGCTTGATTGTGCTGCGTATTCTACAGGGGATATTCAGCGGAATGATTATGCCGTCAACGATGACACTTGTTTATAAAACGATTGAAAGAAAAAAACAGGCATACGGGATCAGCTTATGGAGTTTATCTGCCGTACTTGCTCCGGCTCTTGGCCCGGTACTGGCCGGCTTTTTTATCGATGCCGCGGGCTGGCCGGCGCTGTTTTATGTAAACCTTCCGATTGCAGCGGCAGCTATCTGGGCAGCTGCGGTATTTATTCCCGGGACTGATGCAGGAGCGAAAATGCCGTTTGATCTGCCAGGGCTCCTTCTGTCTTTTATCGGCAGTATTCTTCTTTTAACCGCTTTTGCTGAAGGGGAGTCATGGGGGTTCACGAGTGCAAAAACGCTCGGCGTTGCCGGAATCGCACTCGTTTTGCTGTTTTTATTTGTGCGGCGCGAGCTCCGTATCCAGTTTCCGCTGCTGAACTTTGAAGTGCTGACGCACCGCCGTTATGCTTACAGTCTTTTGCTTAGTGCCGTTCTGTCTATTGGGCTGTACGCAGGGGCATTTCTCGTGCCGGTTTTTCTGCAAAGCTCACTTGGATTTGGCGCCCTGGAAACAGGACTAATTATGATGCCCGGTGCGCTTGTGATGGCGCTGTTTACACCGGTAACCGGCAGGCTGTATGACAAAACAGGCCCGGCTCCTCTTATATTATCAGGCCTCGTCATTATGATTATTGGCAGTTATATGATGGGGAATTTGGATATCGAGACAACGATCGCTTATGTCATCATCTGGACATCAGTGCGCTATCTTGGAATCGCTCTTTGTAATATGCCTATCACCAATGCGGGCATGTCCGCTATCCCAGTGGAGATTGCCGGGTATGCCTCTGCACTCAACAACTGGGCACGCCAGTCGATTGCTTCTTTGTCTATCGCTTTGTTTTCAGCTCTGCTTGCTTTTCGTTCTTCGATTTATGCAGGAGAAGGAACAGAGGCTCACGCTTCTTCTGCGATAGCAGCAGGGGATGTGTTTGTATACTCGCTCGTTCCGCTTGTAGTAGCATTGCCGCTGTCGTTTTTGTTAAAAGAAAAACGCGCTTTGGCTGAGAAAAGAGGCTAG
- a CDS encoding Fur-regulated basic protein FbpA, whose amino-acid sequence MHTTENEQMIWIEKLMAQGIFKYGDRQLYELSTEELMHLSDQSESIDN is encoded by the coding sequence ATGCACACGACAGAAAATGAACAGATGATCTGGATTGAAAAGCTGATGGCTCAAGGAATTTTCAAGTATGGCGACCGTCAGCTTTATGAATTATCAACGGAAGAATTAATGCATTTAAGCGACCAAAGTGAATCAATAGATAATTAA
- a CDS encoding thiazole synthase, translating into MLKIGPYSFESRLLLGTGKFPDFDIQKAAVEASETEILTFAVRRMNIFEPNQPNFLEKIDVKKYTLLPNTAGAKTAEEAVRIAKLAKASGLCDMIKVEVIGCDKTLLPDPVETLRASEMLLEEGFIVLPYTSDDVLLAKRLEDLGCHAIMPGASPIGTGLGIVNPLNIHYIIEQANVPVIVDAGIGTPSDAAKAMELGADGVLLNTAVSGAADPVQMAEAMKYAVLAGRGGFQAGRIPKKLHANASSPLEGMSVL; encoded by the coding sequence ATGTTAAAGATTGGACCTTACTCATTTGAATCCCGGCTGCTGCTCGGCACGGGCAAATTCCCTGATTTTGATATACAAAAAGCGGCGGTTGAAGCGTCTGAAACAGAAATTTTAACGTTTGCGGTGCGGCGGATGAATATTTTCGAGCCGAATCAGCCGAACTTTTTAGAAAAAATTGACGTTAAAAAATATACCCTTCTGCCAAATACAGCGGGCGCCAAAACGGCGGAAGAAGCAGTACGGATCGCCAAGCTCGCGAAAGCATCCGGTTTATGCGACATGATTAAAGTGGAAGTCATTGGCTGCGACAAAACATTGCTGCCTGACCCTGTTGAAACCCTGCGTGCATCCGAAATGCTTTTAGAAGAAGGATTTATTGTTCTTCCGTATACATCAGATGACGTACTTTTGGCCAAGCGGCTCGAAGACCTTGGCTGCCATGCGATTATGCCGGGCGCATCCCCCATTGGCACCGGCCTTGGAATTGTCAATCCGCTCAATATTCATTACATTATTGAGCAAGCGAATGTACCCGTTATTGTGGATGCGGGCATCGGCACACCATCAGACGCAGCCAAAGCGATGGAGCTTGGGGCGGATGGTGTACTGCTTAACACAGCGGTTTCCGGCGCAGCGGACCCGGTTCAAATGGCCGAAGCAATGAAATATGCGGTGCTTGCCGGACGAGGTGGATTCCAGGCGGGACGGATTCCAAAAAAACTTCATGCGAACGCTTCAAGCCCGCTTGAAGGAATGAGCGTGCTTTGA